From Pseudomonas sp. stari2:
CGGACTGCTCGACGATGTGCTCCCAACTTGTGGCATCGACTTCGGCCAGATAGCTGTCGAGACCCGACGTGTGTTCGGCAATGAATGCGTGATCGAACACCGGTTCGCCGCCGGTGGCCTGGGCTTCACGCTCCCACTCCAGCAGGAACTTGGCCATGCCGCGAATCATCGCCATGTCACCGCCCAAGGCTGGACGGAAGTACGCAGTATTGGTCGCTTCCCAGCCGTTACTCAGCATCTCGATCGGGTTTTGCGGGTTCTGGAAACGCTCCAGCCCACGCTCCTTGAGCGGGTTGATGCACACCACTTGCGCGCCGCGCTTCACCGCTTCACGCAGCGGTTCGAGCATGCGCGGGTGGTTGGTGCCGGGGTTCTGACCGATGACGAAAATCGCGTCGGCGTGGTGCAAGTCTTCATAGACCACCGTGCCTTTGCCGACACCGAGGCTCTCGCCCATGCTCACCGCACTGGCTTCGTGGCACATGTTCGAGCAGTCAGGGAAGTTGTTGGTGCCGTAGGCGCGGACGAACAACTGATAGAGAAACGCCGCTTCGTTGCTGGCACGACCCGAGGTGTAGAACTCGGCCTCGTGGGGGGATTTCAGGCCTTTGAGATGCTTGGCGATCAGTGCGAACGCCTCATCCCAAGTGGTTTCGACATAGCGATCGACCCGGGCGTCGTAACGCATCGGATGGGTGATCCGGCCCTGATATTCAAGCCAGTAATCGCTTTGCTCGGCCAGCGTCGACACCGTGTACTTGTTGAAGAACGCCGGATCGACCAGGCGGCCGGTGGCTTCCCAGTTCACCGCTTTGGCGCCGTTCTCGCAGAACTTCAGCATGCTCGCGCCGGGTGCTTCACCCCAGGCGCAACCGGGGCAGTCGAAGCCGCCGTTCTGGTTGGTCTTGAGCATGGCGCGGATGTTTTTCAGGGCGTTTTCACTGCCCAGCCAGTTCTTGGTGAGGCTGATCACAGCGCCCCAACCCGCAGCGGCGCCCTTGTAGGGTTTGTAACGGTCGACTTGTGACATGGGACTTCTCCATGACGATGCACACAGGCAAAAACCTGATCGGATTTAAACAGCGACGACTGACTTTCAAGTTCAAAAGCCGTCGTTTCGTTTGACGGGGCCAAGGATATGAACCGCTGCAAAAACTTGTCTAATCGCTATTAATGACTGCGTTATCGAAAGCGTCTATCACGGCTTTAAAACCTTTAAATCCAGGCACTTGCAAAACTAAGAAGCGCAAGAACCCGAATAATTATTTCATCATCGACAGCATCAATCGGCCGGTCATTAATAGTGATTGGACGCTGTCATAAGTTGCTCATAACCTGCGCCGACCCCATCCCTTCAATAGCGGATTTCACCCAAGCGAGGCTGTCATGTCAGAGCGCGTCTTGATCGATGGTTACAACCGCCGCGTCGACTACCTGCGCATGTCGGTCACCGACCGCTGCGACTTTCGCTGCGTGTATTGCATGGCCGAAGACATGCAGTTCCTGCCGCGCCAACGGGTGCTGACGCTGGAGGAGATCTATCAACTGGCGCAGAGCTTCGTTGCGCTGGGCACCCGCAAGATCCGCCTGACCGGGGGCGAGCCGTTGATTCGTCCCGGCGTCGTCGGGTTGTGCAAGCAAATTGCTGCCCTGCCCGGCCTGCGCGAACTGTGCCTGACCACCAACGGCTCGCAGCTCGGCAAACTCGCCGGCCCGCTGTTCGACGCCGGGGTCAAACGCCTCAACGTCAGTCTCGACAGCCTCGATGCCGAACGCTTCAAGCAGATGACCCGCACCGGCGACCTGGCACAAGTGATCAACGGCATCGATGCCGCCCGCGAGGCCGGATTTACCCACACTAAACTCAACTGCGTGGTGATGCAGGGCCGCAACGATCACGAGATCAACGACCTGGTGCAGTTCGCCATCGAGCGGGATCTGGACATTTCCTTTATCGAGGAAATGCCGCTGGGCATCATCAGCGAACACAGCCGCGCCGAGTCGTTTTTCTCAAGCACTCAGGTGCGCGAGCGGATCGCCGAGCGCTACACGCTGATCGACTCTGCCGAGTCGACCCAGGGCCCGTCGCGCTACTGGCGGCTGGCAGAAGCGCCGCACATTCGGCTGGGGTTCATCTCGCCCCACAGCCATAACTTCTGCGGTACCTGCAACCGGGTGCGGCTGACGGTCGAGGGGCGTTTGCTAATGTGTCTGGGTAACGAACATTCTATGGATCTGAAAGCGGTACTGCGTGCCCACCCCGGCCAACCGGAGCGACTGGAGAAAGCGATCATCGACGCGATGAAGCTCAAGCCTTACCGGCACAACTTTGAAGTGAACGACGACGTGCAAGTGGTGCGTTTCATGAACATGACCGGCGGCTGAACCGCCACGTTTTCAAGGCAAAAAAAGCATGATCATCCGGCCCAAGATCAATCAGTTCGCCGTCCTGTTTACCCTCAAGGGTTCGATTGCCAAGCGCATCGCCCTGCGCACCCTGATGGTCACGCTGCTGGCGTCGGCCATCGTGCTGGTGGAAATGCTCCACCCGAGCAACTTCACCAAGGTCAACGCCACGCCGTTCACCTTGCTTGGCCTGTCGCTGTCGATCTTCATGAACTTTCGCAACAACGCCTGTTACGACCGCTGGTACGAAGCGCGCAAGGCCTGGGGCGAAGTGATCGTGCATGTGCGCTCGGTAATTCGCGAAACCCATGTGATCCGCGAATCGGCACAGCGTCGCCTGTTGCTGCTCAACCTGTGCGGTTTTGCTCACGCGCTGAATGCGCGACTGCGCCGGGAAGACGAAGCCGCCGCCAGCGCCGAGTGGACCACCCCGCGACACGACGCACAGGTGCCGGACTACAGCGGGCGCATCCTGCAAACCGTCGGCCAGCAATGTTCCGATCTGCATGAAGCGGGCGATCTCAGCGAATGGCGCTACATGCTGCTGGCCAACCACCTGACCAGCCTGACCCAGGCACAAGCAGTGTGCGAGCGGATCAAGAACACCCCCCTGCCCTTCCCTTACACCCTGCTGCTGCACCGCACGATTTACCTGTTCTGTATCCTGCTGCCGTTCGCCATGGCCGAACCGCTGGGCTGGCTGACGCCGCTGTTCACGGCGATTGTCAGCTACACCTTCTTCGGCCTGGATGCGATTGCCGATGAGCTGGAAGACCCGTTCGGCCGGGATGAAAACGATTTGCCGACCGATGCGCTGGTGCGGGGTATCGAGCGGGATATTCTGGCGGAGCTGGGGACTGAGCCTTTGCCACCGGCGCTGAAACCGGTGGACTACGTCCTCAGTTAATCGACTGCCTTCCCCTTTGGGGAAGGAAAGTCATCAATCCAGATGCGCCCAGGTCATGCGAAACGAAGCGCCGCCCCACGGTGAATCGCCGACCTCGACCTGCCCACCATGGGACTGCGACACCCGCCGCACCAGCGCCAGACCGAGGCCGAAGCCGCCCGTGCGGCGGTCGCGGCTGGCGTCCAGGCGCGAGAACGGTTCGAAGATTTTTTCCCGTCCTTCCAGCGGCACGCCCGGCCCGTCGTCGTTGACCTGCACTTCGTACTGATCGCCGATGCGCACCAGCGACACCTCGACCCGCTGTTCAGCATAACGAATGGCGTTGCGCAGCAGATTGATCACCGCCCGCGCCATGAAGCGAGGCTCGATCCGCACCTCTTCGACCCGGCATTCGCCTATCAACAGTTGCACCCCGGCCGCCTCGGCTTCCAGGGCCACACTGCCCACCACACTGTCGAGCCAGTTGGCGGCCTGAATGTTTTCGCGAGTGATGACCGTCGCGCCGCGCTCAAGGCTGGCGTAAGTCAGCAGTTCGGAGACCATTTCTTCCAGTTCGCCAAGGTCGGCGTACATGTCGGCGATCAGTTCGCGGTTCTGGCTGGCGTCCGGCTGTTGCTTGAGCTGGTCGAGTTCGAACGACAACCGGGCAATCGGCGTGCGCAGTTCATGAGACACGGCGTTGGTCAGTTCACGCTGATTGGCGATCAGGCCTTCGATGCGCGCCGCCATCAGGTTGAAGTGGCCGGCCAGGTCGCGGATGTTCGAACGTTTGGACAGCTGGATCCGTACCGAGAGGTCGTTGTCGCCGAAGCGCTCGGCGGCCAGTCGCAGTTTTTCCAGATCGCGCCAGTGCGGACGGACCCAGAAGTACAGGACGATGCCGAGCAGCACCGCCAGCATCAGATAGGCCGCAGCGATGTAGAACGGCATCAGGCTCGGCTCGGGCGGCAACTTGATGCTGAGCAGTTGCGAACCACCGTCGATGTTGCTGATGAACTGGGTGTAGTCGTGACGGATCACCAGCAGGCCCTGGGCCAGTTCGGCTTTTTCCTCATCGTTGAGGTTCAGTTGATCGGCCTCGACCAGACTCAGCGTCAACCCGTAGTGCGGGCGCAGCGCCTCCAGTTGCGCCTCGCGCGCCGCACCTTGCTGGTCACGCATGTGCTCGATCAGCGACCAGGCCTGGCCCCGCACCGCCTCGCGGTTGTAGGCCTGCATCTGGTTGTCGAGCAACGCGTTGAAGGTGTGTTCGACGGTTTGCAGTGCCGCCACCAGCCCGACTGTCATCACCAGAAACAGCCCCAGAAATAACCGCAGCATCTACAACTCCCACGCGAACGGATTGAACAGATAGCCCTTGCCCCACACGGTCTTGATGCACACCGGTTCGCGGGGATTGTCCTTGAGTTTGTTGCGCAACTTGCTGATGTACACGTCGACGCTGCGATTGAGACCGTCGAAAGCGATGCCGCGCATGCGGTTGAGAATGTCATCGCGCGACAGGATATTGCCGGCGGCGCTGGCCAGCAGCCACAGCAATTCGAATTCCATGGTGGTCAGCTCGATCAGTTCGCCCGCCAGACGCACTTCGCGGCAACTGCGATCGATGATCAGATTGCCGAACTCCAGAGAGCTGACCACGCCACTGTCCGGCACCTGCCGGCGTTGCAGGGCACGCAGTCGCGCCAGCAGCACCGGCGGCTTGATCGGTTTGATCACGTAATCGTCGGCCCCGGACTCCAGGCCCAGAATATGGTCGAGGTCGTCTTCCTTGGCCGTCAGGATGACAATCGGCGTGTCCGACACGCTGCGGACTTCCCGGCATACATGCAGGCCGCTTTGCCCCGGCAACATCAGGTCGAGCACCACGACTTTGGGCTTGAATTCGAGAAACGCGGCCACGGCCAGATCGCCCCGATGCACAGTGCGTACCTCGTAGCCATGTTGTTCGAGAAAGTGTGCGATCAGCGCGGCCAGGCGCTCATCGTCTTCCACCAGCAGGACTCTGCCAAAACCCAGGTTATCCATAACAACCGTCGCCAACCCTCAGTGAAGTGGGCGCCATTATGGCGGCATTCGCGGGCGAGACGTTTGTCGCGGGCAGCAAAAACCGGCCACTTGGGCCGGTTTTCGTTGATGTTTCATACTCTTAAGAGTTTTTAACAATTCATGCCGCGACAGGCACGCCGCTGTGGAAACGGAATTCCTCGTCCGGCGATTCGATCAGGTCCTGCTCGGCGGCGCGGACTCTCTCGATCACCTGGGCAATGTCCTTGGCGTCGCCGTACTGATAGGCGAGTTTCAGGTAACCCTGGAAATGCCGGGCCTCGCTTTTCAGCAGGCCGAAATAGAACTTACCGAGTTCTTCGTCCAGATGCGGCACCAGTGCTTCGAAACGTTCACAACTGCGGGCTTCGATGAAGGCGCCGACCACCAGGGTATCGACCAGTTTTACCGGTTCGTGGCTGCGCACCACTTTGCGCAGGCTCGAGGCATAACGGCCGGCGTGGAGCTGGCGCAGTTCGATCTTGCGCCGTTTCATGATGCGCATGACCTGTTCGTGGTGCACCAGTTCTTCCCGGGCCAGACGCGACATCATGTTGATCAGATCGACATGGGAATGGTACTTGGCGATCAGGCTCAACGCGGTGCTGGCGGCCTTGAACTCGCAGTTCTTGTGGTCGATCAGCAGGGTTTCCTGATCGGCCAGCGCGGCCTGCACCCAGGCGTCTGGCGTGCGGCAGCCAAGGAATTCGTGGATTTCGGGAAGGATCATGGGGCTCACGGTCAAAGGTGTTCGAGCGAAGGGCGCCGATTATACCGGCCTGCCCGCAGACCACCAGCGCCAGCCCTTGATATGCATCAAGTCGCGGACGGATGCGCAGCAACTATAGTTGTGCAACGCCGTGCCTTTTCATTGCTGGAGACTCACTCATGCAAGCCATTCGCAGCATTCTGGTGGTCATCGAACCCGAACACGCGGAAAGTCTGGCGCTCAAGCGCGCCAAGCTGATCGCCGGGGTGACCCAGGCCCATTTGCACCTGCTGGTCTGCGACAAGAAGCACGATCACGCCGGTATGCTCAGCGTGCTCAAGGCCGCGCTTTTGGCGGACGGCTATAGCGTCACCACTGAACAGGCGTGGAACGAGAGCCTGCACGAAACCATCATCGACGTGCAGCAGGCCGAAGGCTGCGGGCTGGTGATCAAGCAGCATTTCCCCGACAGTTCGCTGAAAAAGGCCCTGCTGACCCCGGCGGACTGGAAACTGCTGCGCCACTGCCCGACCCCGGTGCTGCTGGTGAAAACCTCCGCCTCCTGGAAGGACCGAGTGATTCTGGCCGCTGTCGATGTGGGTAATGCCGATGGCGAACACCGCCACCTGCACACCACCATCATCGACCACGGCTATGACATCGCCAGTCTGGCCAAAGGGCATCTGCACGTGATTACCGCCCATCCGTCACCGATGCTCTCGGCGGCGGATCCGACCTTCCAGCTCAAGGAAACCATCGAGGCACGCTATCGCGAGCAATGCCGGGCATTCCAGGCTGAATTCGATGTCGATGACGAGCATTTGCATGTCGAGGAAGGCCCGGCGGACGTGCTGATTCCGTTCATGGCGCACAAGCTGCAGGCCGCCGTGACGGTGATTGGCACCGTGGCGCGAACCGGGCTTTCAGGGGCATTGATCGGCAATACCGCCGAAGTAGTGCTGGATGCGCTGGAAAGTGA
This genomic window contains:
- a CDS encoding universal stress protein, with the translated sequence MQAIRSILVVIEPEHAESLALKRAKLIAGVTQAHLHLLVCDKKHDHAGMLSVLKAALLADGYSVTTEQAWNESLHETIIDVQQAEGCGLVIKQHFPDSSLKKALLTPADWKLLRHCPTPVLLVKTSASWKDRVILAAVDVGNADGEHRHLHTTIIDHGYDIASLAKGHLHVITAHPSPMLSAADPTFQLKETIEARYREQCRAFQAEFDVDDEHLHVEEGPADVLIPFMAHKLQAAVTVIGTVARTGLSGALIGNTAEVVLDALESDVLVLKPQEVEDHLVELAVKH
- a CDS encoding winged helix-turn-helix domain-containing protein — its product is MDNLGFGRVLLVEDDERLAALIAHFLEQHGYEVRTVHRGDLAVAAFLEFKPKVVVLDLMLPGQSGLHVCREVRSVSDTPIVILTAKEDDLDHILGLESGADDYVIKPIKPPVLLARLRALQRRQVPDSGVVSSLEFGNLIIDRSCREVRLAGELIELTTMEFELLWLLASAAGNILSRDDILNRMRGIAFDGLNRSVDVYISKLRNKLKDNPREPVCIKTVWGKGYLFNPFAWEL
- the moaA gene encoding GTP 3',8-cyclase MoaA, which codes for MSERVLIDGYNRRVDYLRMSVTDRCDFRCVYCMAEDMQFLPRQRVLTLEEIYQLAQSFVALGTRKIRLTGGEPLIRPGVVGLCKQIAALPGLRELCLTTNGSQLGKLAGPLFDAGVKRLNVSLDSLDAERFKQMTRTGDLAQVINGIDAAREAGFTHTKLNCVVMQGRNDHEINDLVQFAIERDLDISFIEEMPLGIISEHSRAESFFSSTQVRERIAERYTLIDSAESTQGPSRYWRLAEAPHIRLGFISPHSHNFCGTCNRVRLTVEGRLLMCLGNEHSMDLKAVLRAHPGQPERLEKAIIDAMKLKPYRHNFEVNDDVQVVRFMNMTGG
- a CDS encoding ATP-binding protein; this translates as MLRLFLGLFLVMTVGLVAALQTVEHTFNALLDNQMQAYNREAVRGQAWSLIEHMRDQQGAAREAQLEALRPHYGLTLSLVEADQLNLNDEEKAELAQGLLVIRHDYTQFISNIDGGSQLLSIKLPPEPSLMPFYIAAAYLMLAVLLGIVLYFWVRPHWRDLEKLRLAAERFGDNDLSVRIQLSKRSNIRDLAGHFNLMAARIEGLIANQRELTNAVSHELRTPIARLSFELDQLKQQPDASQNRELIADMYADLGELEEMVSELLTYASLERGATVITRENIQAANWLDSVVGSVALEAEAAGVQLLIGECRVEEVRIEPRFMARAVINLLRNAIRYAEQRVEVSLVRIGDQYEVQVNDDGPGVPLEGREKIFEPFSRLDASRDRRTGGFGLGLALVRRVSQSHGGQVEVGDSPWGGASFRMTWAHLD
- a CDS encoding bestrophin family protein, with amino-acid sequence MIIRPKINQFAVLFTLKGSIAKRIALRTLMVTLLASAIVLVEMLHPSNFTKVNATPFTLLGLSLSIFMNFRNNACYDRWYEARKAWGEVIVHVRSVIRETHVIRESAQRRLLLLNLCGFAHALNARLRREDEAAASAEWTTPRHDAQVPDYSGRILQTVGQQCSDLHEAGDLSEWRYMLLANHLTSLTQAQAVCERIKNTPLPFPYTLLLHRTIYLFCILLPFAMAEPLGWLTPLFTAIVSYTFFGLDAIADELEDPFGRDENDLPTDALVRGIERDILAELGTEPLPPALKPVDYVLS
- a CDS encoding tRNA isopentenyl-2-thiomethyl-A-37 hydroxylase MiaE codes for the protein MILPEIHEFLGCRTPDAWVQAALADQETLLIDHKNCEFKAASTALSLIAKYHSHVDLINMMSRLAREELVHHEQVMRIMKRRKIELRQLHAGRYASSLRKVVRSHEPVKLVDTLVVGAFIEARSCERFEALVPHLDEELGKFYFGLLKSEARHFQGYLKLAYQYGDAKDIAQVIERVRAAEQDLIESPDEEFRFHSGVPVAA